The following are encoded together in the Acinetobacter radioresistens DSM 6976 = NBRC 102413 = CIP 103788 genome:
- a CDS encoding ABC transporter permease, giving the protein MLSPVLKPLLTQSFRSSGIYLLIIALVLAISATTAVKFSNQQVQQAVALQAAEMLAADLVLSDTAPLEQKWFQQARQLGLAQSKVTVFSSMVHTDDQFVMVNVKAIDQAFPLRGELQSTSAAQIPNPGEVWLSPRALELLKVKVGDQIQIADGSFNVAAKIVKDSNQELGFSGFSPTVIIHQQDIARTEAIQVGSRVQYRLLMAGSPQQVQAFEKGFEQLTGQKQKNKIDTEQAGETTSLQLRNAGEANTRLMKPLENLDTFLQLANILTILLCGIAIALTSQRYVMQNQDHLALLRCLGASKHSILWAYLILLVIIMLIAISFGAILGIGLGYGLLQLMLQLIPNLNIQFSALVMLQGPLPVAMFTSAIVLLGFIGPSLWQLLNTPPIRVIRQQEKSVISILVMLSTGLLSLVIFSVVLTENLRLTAWVMLAIILLCIVLYGLVWLILKILKAAKGRISAYVRTPYQTALQITALALGLSLITVLAVLRTDMLERWQQQLPVDTPNQFVYGLPPFDLEPFQQQVRQNGWAGTALYPNIRGRLTEKNGQPFSSELIQKSNSLQRELNLTQTKQYPADNRIIEGAASFSRIGQVSVEAKTAEELGIRVGDELGFSLPEGLLNARVINLRTVEWESFSPNFFFIFSPDTIDENAGSYLGSFYVPEEDRPKLVNLIQQFPNTVFIDVSMILEQVKQLVNVLVQIITVLAVLVSISGFLVLLACLNLLLDERKQEVALLRSFGSSKHKLKQMLSLEIGLIGFISGAVACLFAEVISAIASYRMELPIQLHAEIWLFLPLVMTVVCAMIGRYRLSYLCDIPPLESLRSINQ; this is encoded by the coding sequence ACCGCGCCGCTCGAGCAAAAATGGTTCCAGCAGGCCCGGCAGCTGGGTTTGGCACAGTCAAAGGTTACTGTATTTAGCTCAATGGTCCATACGGATGACCAGTTTGTTATGGTTAATGTTAAGGCCATAGATCAGGCCTTTCCTTTGAGAGGAGAACTGCAGAGTACCTCTGCTGCTCAAATTCCCAATCCGGGAGAAGTCTGGCTTAGCCCACGTGCCTTGGAACTATTAAAGGTAAAAGTAGGTGACCAGATCCAGATTGCAGATGGCAGTTTTAACGTTGCAGCAAAAATTGTTAAAGACAGCAATCAGGAATTAGGATTTTCGGGATTTTCACCCACTGTCATTATTCACCAGCAAGATATCGCACGTACAGAAGCTATTCAGGTGGGTAGCCGGGTACAGTACCGTTTATTGATGGCCGGATCACCGCAACAGGTACAAGCTTTTGAAAAAGGTTTTGAACAGCTCACCGGACAAAAGCAGAAAAATAAAATTGATACAGAACAGGCAGGGGAAACTACCAGCCTGCAGTTGCGTAATGCGGGTGAAGCCAATACACGTCTGATGAAACCGCTTGAGAATCTGGATACCTTTTTGCAACTGGCAAATATTCTTACCATTTTACTCTGCGGTATTGCTATCGCGCTCACTAGCCAACGCTACGTCATGCAAAACCAGGACCATCTGGCGCTGCTGCGCTGCCTGGGTGCTTCCAAACATAGTATTTTATGGGCTTATCTTATACTGCTGGTGATTATCATGCTAATTGCCATCAGTTTTGGTGCAATACTGGGAATTGGACTTGGTTATGGCTTGCTTCAGTTGATGCTGCAGCTCATCCCTAATTTGAACATCCAGTTTTCGGCACTGGTCATGCTACAGGGCCCGTTGCCTGTAGCCATGTTTACCAGTGCCATTGTGTTGTTGGGTTTTATCGGACCAAGCTTATGGCAACTTTTGAATACGCCCCCTATTCGGGTGATTCGTCAGCAGGAAAAATCGGTTATCTCCATTCTGGTCATGCTTTCCACTGGGCTATTAAGTCTGGTGATCTTCAGTGTGGTACTCACAGAAAATCTGCGACTGACGGCATGGGTAATGCTGGCAATTATCCTGTTATGTATAGTACTTTACGGCTTAGTCTGGCTTATTCTAAAAATATTAAAAGCAGCAAAAGGCCGGATTTCAGCTTATGTGCGTACACCCTATCAGACTGCTTTACAAATAACAGCGCTGGCCTTGGGTTTAAGCCTGATCACGGTGCTGGCCGTATTGCGTACCGATATGCTGGAGCGCTGGCAGCAGCAACTCCCTGTAGATACACCGAACCAGTTCGTTTATGGCTTGCCTCCTTTTGACCTTGAACCATTTCAGCAACAGGTTCGACAAAATGGTTGGGCTGGAACAGCACTTTATCCAAATATCCGGGGACGTTTGACTGAGAAAAATGGTCAGCCTTTCTCAAGTGAACTTATTCAGAAAAGTAACTCCTTGCAACGTGAGCTTAATCTTACCCAGACAAAACAATATCCGGCAGATAACCGGATTATTGAGGGAGCTGCTTCATTTAGCCGGATTGGACAGGTTTCAGTTGAAGCAAAAACAGCAGAAGAGTTAGGAATCAGGGTCGGGGACGAGCTGGGTTTTAGTTTGCCAGAAGGCCTGTTAAACGCCCGGGTCATTAATCTGAGAACCGTTGAGTGGGAAAGTTTCAGTCCTAATTTCTTCTTTATTTTTTCACCAGATACAATAGATGAAAATGCGGGCAGTTATCTGGGCAGTTTTTATGTACCTGAAGAAGACAGGCCTAAACTGGTTAATCTGATTCAACAATTTCCGAATACGGTTTTTATTGATGTCAGTATGATTCTGGAACAGGTTAAACAGCTGGTAAATGTTCTGGTACAGATTATTACTGTACTGGCAGTACTGGTAAGTATCTCCGGTTTTCTGGTACTGCTGGCATGTCTAAACCTGCTGCTGGACGAACGTAAGCAGGAAGTTGCACTATTACGTTCTTTTGGCAGTTCAAAACATAAATTAAAACAGATGCTGAGTCTGGAAATTGGATTAATCGGTTTTATTTCCGGAGCGGTCGCTTGTCTGTTTGCAGAGGTGATCAGTGCAATTGCCAGTTACCGTATGGAGTTGCCGATACAGTTACATGCTGAAATCTGGCTGTTTCTACCACTTGTCATGACAGTCGTATGTGCCATGATTGGCCGATATCGCTTGAGTTATCTCTGTGATATTCCACCATTAGAGAGTCTGCGCTCGATTAATCAGTAA